Below is a window of Candidozyma auris chromosome 3, complete sequence DNA.
CAATAATGGGTAGGGATCTTTGTTTGAGCTTGGCGATATTCCCCAGTTTAGAACGATCCTTGGGTGAATCTGGGGGCAGACGACGCATTTGATTGGGGAGGTTGTGGGAGGTATATGATCTGcagattttgcagccatttcttgaGGCACATTTGCATCGCACTCAGGGGTGTCAGCGTTATACCCTCAATACTACAGGAATGAAGTCAATTTGGAAGCCTTAGCGGAATTCTCCACGAATGATTGATTTCAAATAAGTGTGGTCTAAGATTTTAAGTGCCCTCCAAGAGGTCCCCTATATCTAGCTGTACGCCGTGACCCTATAGTGTGGGGGTGTACTGAGTACTATGTAGACCAAACAGGAAAGTAGGTGCAAATGATCATAGGACTACTGGGATAGGTCCAAGGGAGACAAAGAGGGAATTAGTTATGGTGTTTCCTGAAATTACCGCTTTTACGAGTGGGTGAAACTTTCAACGGTACTATTGGCCAGTTGCAGCCCcacaaatggctgcgaaatgcaCGAATTGAGCATGTGGTGAAATTAGAGACAAGGTCTTGGGCAAGTGGAATGGAATTAGCAGGAAAGTGATTGAATGAAGGATTGAGCAGACTTAGATTGCCGACGATACGACGCAGTTGCCTAGTTAGTGTTCCGAATGAGCTAGTGATGCAGTTGTAATAAGAGACAAATCTTGTATATTGAAGCTCTCGAATACCAGTGATTTACGAATTTCTCTTGATACGATGGATTTGTGGAGTACCAATCATTTGCGAATACTCTTGATACGTTAAACTACTTGAATTTCAAACTTTCATGTTTACTTTCAATACATTGATTCTGGAGGGTCCGCAACACATTTCAGAATGCGTTAAACGGTTCAGAGATTTGTTTGTGAGTCAAAAACGATAATCATGTTCATGATCTCGATTTCTTCAGCAGTATAATCTTGATACATGGATGAAACTTAAGAATGTGCGTTGGATGTGTAAGAGTATAGAGTTTCTGTACATCTAGCCTCGTGTATGCTCGCACTACActacattttgcaaccatttgcACAAAACACCTGATTCCATCAATAAACCCTCAAAACCTAAAAAAATATTCCAAACTTCATACCCACACTCAATCAAGATAATGAAATATACAATACCTATTCGTGATATCACCCACTACtgatttctcttcatcaggTCCTCCATCACCAGTTCCTACTTGTTCGCGCATCTCATCGAAATCTACTACCTAGAGCTTCTTACATGTCCAAGTTCCTCCCCCATACCATTGGCCTCGGGGCGTTTGGCATGGCCTCATTTTTCTGGGGCCGTTCAAGCCAGCCCGCTCCAACCCAGTCAGACAAAGATGTGCCCTCGAAAACCAGCCCCAACTTGCCTGTTCCCGTGGGATCTCCTGGCCAAATCGCCCTGGCAGTGGTATCGCCAGAGGGCTTCTACAAGTACGGGTTTCCTGGGCCCGTGCACGATTTGGCCAAACACGACGAATTCATCTCGTGCTACGATAGACAAACAAGAAACCCCTACTGGATCTTGGAGCATCTCACCAAGGAGTCCATCTCCAGAGCAGACGGTGTAGACCGGAAGAAGTCagttttcaaagaagacGAGAGCATTCCGCTCAAGTTCCGTGCTAGGCTCCGAGACTACTTCCGCTCAGGGTACGACCGAGGCCACCAGGCGCCCGCTGCCGATGCCAAGTTCCTGCAACAAGCCATGGACGATACGTTTTTGCTCACCAACATTAGCCCTCAGGTTGGCGACGGCTTTAACCGTGACTACTGGGCGCACGTGGAAGACTTTGTACGTAGACTAACTGCTCGGTACGATAGCGTTCGGGTAATGACGGGCCCATTGTACTTGCCCAAGAAGTGCAGCGATGATAAGTACCGAGTCACGTACGAGGTGATTGGGTCGCCT
It encodes the following:
- a CDS encoding ribonuclease, whose product is MSKFLPHTIGLGAFGMASFFWGRSSQPAPTQSDKDVPSKTSPNLPVPVGSPGQIASAVVSPEGFYKYGFPGPVHDLAKHDEFISCYDRQTRNPYWILEHLTKESISRADGVDRKKSVFKEDESIPLKFRARLRDYFRSGYDRGHQAPAADAKFSQQAMDDTFLLTNISPQVGDGFNRDYWAHVEDFVRRLTARYDSVRVMTGPLYLPKKCSDDKYRVTYEVIGSPPNIAVPTHFFKLVVGENNGSDKVSVGAFVLPNEPIANEQPLTAFQVPVEALERSTGLELLHRVPYYNKKDLCKEVKCEIVVREFPKQVSNVMALPAPGK